In Erpetoichthys calabaricus chromosome 4, fErpCal1.3, whole genome shotgun sequence, one genomic interval encodes:
- the LOC127527588 gene encoding olfactory receptor 1-like, with translation MFNSSLSVSEFVLHCEIKPEQINITATLLILIYLVSLIGNLLVILIIIMNHQLQSPMYIYICTLAMIDLANSTILIPKMVSAVLFDSLVVAYAACLAQMYLILNVELMESLLLMSMAIDRYIAVIFPLRYPSIVTSKAVCIGVTLLAISAFLIDIYCIMFVSELSFCETNILPYCFCDYATMVHIACTEDPKYLLVLSTIVITTGVLPLAIILFSYFIIALAALRTSSVEGKRKLFSTCLTHLLVVGLFYIPLLTSYILPGAGVKLSTEAYNAMVIVGNVVPPMTNPIIYSFRNKEIKSSIYKLFSGKRTSPKINNQ, from the coding sequence atgtTTAACAGCAGTCTGTCCGTGTCAGAGTTTGTTTTGCACTGTGAAATTAAGCctgaacaaataaatataacagcCACTCTGCTCATATTGATCTATCTGGTGTCCCTAATTGGCAACCTGTTGGTTATCCTGATCATCATAATGAACCATCAGCTGCAGTCAccaatgtatatctatatctgcaCTCTTGCAATGATAGACTTGGCAAATAGTACAAtcctaattccaaaaatggtatctgCTGTTCTTTTTGACTCATTAGTAGTTGCATATGCTGCCTGTTTAGCCCAGATGTATCTAATATTAAATGTAGAGCTGATGGAATCTCTTCTATTGATGTCTATGGCAATTGACCGATATATTGCTGTCATCTTTCCATTAAGATACCCTTCAATTGTTACAAGTAAAGCTGTATGTATTGGTGTTACATTATTGGCAATTAGTGCTTTTCTAATTGATATATATTGCATAATGTTTGTCAGTGAGCTTTCTTTCTGCGAGACTAATATTCTGCCTTACTGTTTCTGTGATTATGCTACAATGGTTCATATCGCCTGTACAGAAGATCCCAAATACTTGCTTGTTTTGTCAACTATAGTTATCACAACCGGAGTGTTGCCGTTAGCAataattctgttttcttattttataattgCTTTGGCTGCACTAAGGACCTCATCTGTTGAAGGAAAGAGGAAGCTTTTCAGCACCTGCCTTACTCACCTTCTAGTGGTCGGACTGTTTTATATACCACTTTTGACATCGTACATATTGCCAGGTGCAGGAGTAAAACTTTCCACAGAAGCATATAATGCAATGGTCATTGTTGGAAATGTAGTTCCTCCCATGACGAATCCTATAATCTACAGTTTTAGGAACAAGGAGATAAAAAGCAGCATTTATAAGCTTTTCTCTGGGAAGAGAACATCTCCGAAAATAA